In Pangasianodon hypophthalmus isolate fPanHyp1 chromosome 3, fPanHyp1.pri, whole genome shotgun sequence, a single genomic region encodes these proteins:
- the sparcl1 gene encoding SPARC-like protein 1, which translates to MEVDLLGLFLLASALTVSMQSTPHEKQDSLSRWSQNSEEKDDEFPKINEVNDSILPTFFPFEASSPEPGDEDVSKETSNGGDGTDEVYSVNLEMSDGRSIPVLLSEEMLAQLIKDSEEEQQDVEKDEEDSDEDDIGKAVDTNEESVEITPESKNDGEEQQQQQKEKDVEEEEVGSSTDLDIPVDLDYAVDRVSTETQNTKLEENKPLTIRFGEEENGDNELPTVMEDYDTQPDQDYEDPKGRQEKTFDQAISTENFQDEQILPGPETDKSNTDEDEDEESMELTEKKLSEEKEGEKDTNESHAKGNSKKQTKSKRLRKAQSDQALSGEVTSELSQNQEPEKKEAEITLNMVQRKWGKWASLLGMNPVQIRAAVELFPRIRPTARPKSRPGTDPGQEASVDSCENFHCKRGKTCKLNDKKQPSCVCQEPADCPPSLSEFDHVCGTDNQTYDSSCQLFAIKCSLEGSKKGHRLHLDYTGSCKFIPPCLKTELIHFPLRMRDWLKNVLLQLYEQDFLTPKQRSRVQKMYENERRLHAGHHPVELLARDFEKNYNMYIYPVHWQFAQMDQHPSDRFLSHSELAPLRAPLVPMEHCTSVFFHECDADKDKLLSFREWCQCFGIKDEDMDTKLLF; encoded by the exons GATGATGAGTTCCCAAAGATAAATGAGGTTAATGATTCCATTTTGCCAACATTCTTCCCCTTCGAGGCTAGTAGTCCAGAACCAGGGGATGAGGATGTAAGCAAGGAGACGTCAAATGGTGGAGATGGAACAGATGAAGTATATTCAGTAAATTTGGAGATGTCTGATGGGAGGAGCATTCCTGTGCTGCTGAGTGAAGAGATGCTCGCTCAACTTATAAAGGATTCTGAGGAAGAGCAGCAAGATGTGgagaaagatgaagaagatAGTGATGAAGATGACATAGGAAAAGCAGTGGATACAAATGAGGAGAGTGTGGAGATAACACCGGAGTCTAAAAATGATGGAGAagaacagcaacagcagcaaaaagagaaagatgtgGAAGAAGAGGAGGTGGGGAGTAGCACAGACTTGGATATACCAGTAGATTTAGACTATGCTGTTGACAGAGTATCTACAGAAACTCAAAACACCAAGCTGGAGGAGAACAAACCTTTAACTATTAGGTTTGGAGAGGAAGAGAATGGGGACAATGAACTTCCCACAGTCATGGAAGACTATGATACCCAGCCCGATCAAGATTATGAGGATCCCAAAGGACGCCAAGAAAAAACATTTGACCAAGCTATATCTACTGAAAATTTCCAAGATGAGCAGATCCTTCCAGGTCCTGAGACTGACAAAAGCAAcacagatgaagatgaagatgaggagAGTATGGAGCTGACAGAAAAGAAACTCTCTgaggaaaaagagggagagaaggacaCAAATGAAAGCCATGCAAAAGGAAACAGCAAGAAACAGACGAAGAGCAAGAGACTGAGAAAAGCACAGAGTGACCAGGCTTTGAGTGGTGAGGTGACCTCAGAGCTGTCTCAAAACCAAGAGCCTGAGAAAAAAGAGGCAGAAATCACACTCAACATGGTGCAGAGGAAGTGGGGGAAATGG GCTTCCCTACTGGGAATGAACCCTGTGCAGATCAGGGCTGCAGTGGAACTTTTCCCCAGAATCAGACCCACAGCTCGACCCAAATCCAGACCTGGAACTGATCCAGGACAGGAAGCTTCGGTTG ACTCATGTGAGAACTTCCACTGTAAGCGAGGGAAGACATGCAAGCTGAACGATAAGAAGCAGCCCAGTTGTGTGTGTCAGGAACCTGCAGACTGTCCTCCAAGTCTCAGTGAGTTTGACCAT GTGTGTGGAACAGATAACCAGACCTATGACTCATCCTGTCAGCTTTTTGCCATCAAGTGCAGCCTTGAGGGCAGCAAGAAAGGTCACAGACTACATCTGGACTACACCGGCTCCTGCAAAT TTATTCCACCATGTCTGAAGACAGAGCTGATACATTTTCCACTGCGCATGAGAGACTGGCTGAAGAATGTGCTGCTGCAGCTCTATGAACAAGACTTCCTTACACCCAAGCAGAGATCCAGA GTTCAGAAGATGTATGAGAATGAGAGGCGTCTCCATGCGGGCCATCACCCTGTCGAGCTCTTGGCTCGGGACTTTGAGAAGAATTACAACATGTACATATATCCAGTGCATTGGCAGTTTGCACAAATGGACCAACATCCATCAGACAG GTTCCTGTCTCACTCAGAGCTTGCTCCTCTGCGTGCCCCTCTGGTTCCTATGGAGCACTGCACTTCAGTTTTTTTCCATGAGTGTGATGCAGACAAGGACAAGCTGCTCTCTTTCAGGGAGTGGTGCCAGTGTTTTGGCATCAAGGATG AGGACATGGACACCAAGCTGCTGTTCTGA